TCTACTGATAAATTTGACTCTGTACActcaaaatagagcaaaaacaactatttttgaggaaaaaaaaatgtaactctgGAAAAACTACTCAGCCATTTTTcctgtgtatatttacatttagtcatttagcagacacttacaaatgaggacagtggaagcaatcaaaaacaataaaagagcaatgatatacaagtgctataacaagtctcagttagattAAACGCAGTACagatagcaagggcttttaaataatataataaaaagaaaacagaatagaaaaagaatagagcaagctaatgttagaggtcttttttataattgtataataaattaaaagaaaatagaatacaaaaagattagaaaggtaattagatttttattttttttaaagaatagaattagaatagtgagtgctaaagctAGAggttcaaataaagatggaagagatgggttttaagccatTTTAAGGTTTTTATGTCAAATTCAACTTTGCCCATATCGGTGTATAAAAgatttgattctgattttataaTACTCGATCCTTCAGAATGTTTTTGCTGCTAAAGAGACCCCAGATGTTTCTTCCACCAAACTCGGAGATGAAAACAGATCAAGACCTGCAGCGCTGAGTCTGCATGACCTCTCAAAACCGATGTCCTCTTTCTCATTAATGCAAGATTATCAGGTAACACGTTTGAAATTATGGAAGGCattttctgccaaatttaaataaataaattaaatgattaaaatgaaaattaaaaccagattaacgatttcattacagaaaactgtacgcaaaatatgtgacaaaattgagaattaaattaaatgatttcattttcacagttacatccctgtcaaattgaaatataaaatgcaattggtgatttcacatttgattttcaatacagtctcgaggcaagactgccaatattaaaatgaaaagccaaacgtgaaaaataaactacaaatgcagtttttacaaagctctttATTAAAGCTCACGCAATAATGGTGacacaattcaaatttaaatgtaaattttacttttcattttaactcctcttttatttaagttttcgttttcattttcaaagacaacCTGCATGCAAATTATATGTTAATGAGTGGGTGTGGCTCAATTACGCTGTTTCGTGGAGGAGCTCAAATGGCGGTTATGGCAACTAGCAGCAGAATTAAACCAGCTAGCAAACATTTCGGATGATGATGACTTCATTTTACAACGAGTTGAATCTATATTGGATACACTTGGACATTTTGCAGCCGTCACAAACTCCGATGTCGATCCTCGAGTTATAATAGTCTTAGTGAGGTTGTGCATTTTCCGGGGAGTCTCGTCGGCCAGTTTGGTAAAATtggcaagatattcacagattcgacttttccggatcaataactcgcgagcaaaacgtttttggtacacgaattatgcctctttttactcgtagtgatgtagtaaacgagCTACAAGCGAGTTTGCCTGAAACAAGCTTTCTtccgctctgtacaaaatacgttgatctcaatgcgctggcgtctgagagacaagtcctaagggaccgtctgcaaagtgcgaaacgcgaaaaaggttactaataaaatactcaataacttcacagtaacacactgtagtgtcaccaaattcagttcacacatcactgctctcctgctgcttatactacaatgttggttttaaaaatagttgcttttgcacaattttacgatttttttttactatgaaaaCGTCAataacgttactgtaacacactgtactttcaccaaattcagttcacacatcactgctctcctactggttatactacaacacttatattgaaaatagttgcttttgcaccatttatatgattttttttaattatgaaaaacagttaataactttactataACACactactttcaccaaattcagttcatacatcactggtctcctgctggttattcttcaacaatcattttgaaattaaatgatgttgcacattttgtattatgaaaaataattaataacttcaccgttatggaacataatagttaataactttaatgtaacacactgtacattcatctgattcagttcacacatcactgctctcctgctggttatactacaactttcattttgaaagtaattgctttggcacaattttcatgcttttttattataaaaaatagttaataaattcaccattattggacataatagttaataactttaatgtaacacactgtacattcatcaaattcagttcacacatcactgctctccagctgtttatactacaactttcattttgaaagtaattgctttggcacatttgttattactttttattaagaaaaaggtAAATAACTTTActttaacacactgtacattctttaaaatcagatcacacatcactgctctcctgctggttatactacaacactcaaattgaaaattattgctttgacaattttttttatgatttttttaattattaaaaatagttaataactttactgcaCTGTATATTCATCAAacttttattagtgtttttattttcaaaacaagtgctgtagtataaccagcaggagagccgtaatgtgtgaactgaatttggtgaaagtacagtgttttacagtaaatttattaactgttttgcataaaaaatcataaaaaatgtgccaaagcaattacattcaaaatgaaagttgtagtataaccagcaggagagcagtgatgtgtgaactgaatttggttgaaatacagtgggttacagtaaagttattaactattatgttcaataatggtgactttattaactattttccataataaaaatcataaaaatgtgccaacgcaattactttcaaaattaaagttgtaGCATAACCAGTAGGAGAACCgttatgtgtgaactgaatttggtggaagtacagtgtgttacagtacatttattaactattgttcataattaaaaaaaattcatcaaaagTCTGCCAAAGTAAttccttttaaaatcaaagttgtggTATAaacagcagtagagcagtgatgtgtgaactgaatttggtggaagtacggtgtgttacagtaaagttattaactattatgttcaataacaggtgaagtaattaattattttaaataataaaaaatcataaaaaatttgcaaaagcaaATACTTTTgaaatgagtgttgtagtataaccagtaggagagcagtgatgtgtgagctgaatttggtgaaagtacagtgtgttacagtaacgttGTTGacgttttcataattaaaaaaaatcgtaaaattgtgcaaaagcaactatttttaaaaccaacattgtagtataagcagcaggagagcagtgatgtgtgaactgaatttggtgatactacagtgtgttactgtgaagttgttgagtattttattagtaacctttttcgcgtttcgcactttgcagacggtcccttaggacttgtctctcagacgccagcgcattgagatcaacgtattttgtacagagcggaggaaagcttgttttcaggcaaactcgcttgtagctcgtttactacatcactacgagtaaaaagaggcataattcgtgtaccaaaaacgttttgctcgcgagttattgatccggaaaagtcgaatctgtgaatatcttgccagTTTTACCAAACTGGCCGACGAGACTCCCCGGAAAATGCACAACCTCACTAAGACTATTATAACTCGAGGATCGACATCGGAGTTTGTGACGGCTGCAAAATGTCCAACTGTATCCAATATAGATTCAACTCGTAGCAAAATGAAGTCATCATCATCCGAAATGTTTGCTAGCTGGTTTAATTCTGCTGCTATACTGGCCATAACCGCCATTTGAGCTCCTCCACGAAACAGCGTAATTGAGCCACACCCACTCATTAACATATAATTTGCATGCAGgttgtctttgaaaatgaaaacgaaaacttaaataaaagaggagttaaaatgaaaagtaaaatttacatttaaatttgaattgtgtcaccattattgcgtgagcgttaataaagagctttgtaaaaactgtatttgtagtttatttttcacgtttggcttttcattttaatattggcagtcttgcctcgagactgtattgaaaatcaaatgtgaaatcaccaattgcattttatatttcaatttgaaaGCGATgtaactgtgaaaatgaaatcatttaatttaattctcaattttgtcacatattttgcgtacagttttctgtaatgaaatcgttaatctggttttaattttcattttaatcatttaatttatttatttaaatttggcagaaaatGCCTTCCATATGAAATAGCCTGAATTGATTTACAATATTAATTCCTGGAATAGAATAGTTTTATGGaatgtaatttcattttaaaggaatagttcaaccaaaaatgaaactttgcttATAATTACTCTCAGGCCCTTTTAAGAGgtagatgagttttttcttcatgagaacacatttggagaaatttaataTTACATCTGTAGGGGATTTTACCAGGTTTGATGGACCAGGTAAGATGAATGAAGACCAGGTGTAAGAGATTGAGTCAATTGAAGAAAAATGtactgaagaaaatagtttgcagtttCATCAGCAGAAATCAGCTTCAATACTCACTAGGAGTGCAAACTAAGTATCGGCCCATTTATGTGATGTTTCTAGAGCCCAGTTAATGGATTGGAGGTCTCCACTATCCAGAGGCAGCGTCTGGAGCTGCAGCTTCTCATAGCAGAACTGAAGGACCGTGAACAGGAGCTCAATACTACGGCAgcagcccatcacaagcagctccTGTCCTGGGAACAGGACCGTCAAAGAGTGCTGATCCTGGAACAGAGATGTGCCCGACTGGAGGGTGAGAGTGACTCCAGACTAGAACGggattaaataaatcaaacaagcactattaaaagcatttttgtacattgaaataaagcaaaacaggaaagactaactgaaataagtttaagacaaagcaaaaacacaacagaattaCTAAAATTTTAGCGTAATAtgcttaactaaaatgaaaaatgaaattataataaaaaggtaatttagTAGTATTCCAAAAGCTAATACAAATTCTCCAGATTGTAGCAAAATGATTGAGTTTTATATGACCAATttccattcttttatttttaattaggttGTTTTTGGTACTATACCTTTAAAAATTCCCCCTTAAATGTGAACTTTTCTGATTCAAAGTGGCAAGAAATTGCGTTTTATTTAAATCTAAGAGCAATTAGATCTACAGTCTCTTCTGCtagccaaggctgcatttttttatccaaaatacagtaaaaacagtgaaattgtgaaatattattacaattacaaaaaaacgttttctatttgtatatattgtaaaatgtattttattcctttgatcaaagctgaattttcagcattactccagtcttcagtgtcacatgatccttcagaaatcattctaatatactgatttactgctcaagaaacatttcagctgtgctaatatttttgtgaatgttgatggtTAACCCatgctgattaaaagtatttaaagagtCTTACAGATCTCAAACTTGTGAATGGTAATGGTAATTGTATTTGACTGCTCATGTTTCCTCAGATGAGCTGGAGAAGCGTAATGAAGTGATCAGAGCTCTCAGTAAGCAGACAAAGGTGTCGGAAACGAGAGAGAAAGATGTGTCCAGAGAGCTCAACAGCTCCCAACAGCAGCTTCACGAGCTGAGCCGCAGACAGATGAACATCTCCAGACATGAGCACGACTTGGAGGTGAAGTCAAATCTGTTTTTAGGTCGGACATTATGGCCTACACCATATCTTCCCACATCTTATGATAGTGGTACTcggtacattttattataatgtattatatattttgtttattgataGGAGAGGAACCAGAGTCTGGACTCCACGGTCATGAGGCTGTCATCACAGCTGGGACAGCTGCAGGTGCGCGAGGTGGAGGTCAGCTCCATGCTTAAACTGAAGGTAGCAGAGACTCACACTCATGCGCTCATCCATTATCTTATATCCAGTTCATTCAGACACATTAATATAAGTGCTTGTTTTTCTTTATCAGGATAGAGACGTGATTGAGGCCACCAATCACATTTTAGAGCTGTCCGGTCATCTGTGTGAACTGCAGAAATCACTTGAAGAGCTGCGAACACGTGAGAGCAAAATGCTGCGGGAAATGGAGGAACACAAACACTGTTTCAGAGAGAGCAGACATGAAAACACACAACTGAAAGGTAGACAGTTTATCTCACAATCTCTCGTTGCGTCCCACTTCAAATACTGTATAGTAGGTACTTTATTTGGTTTGAAACTATCTTGGCAAATATCAAACAAAGTACATTCTTAATAGTATTAATGTTTGTAGTATGAATGAATTCATGCTGGATTCATCAGGATGCATGTTTATTTCTTTGCAGCCGAGCTTCAGGAAAAAACCATTGAGAACAATAACCAGAGAGAAGAGCTCATCCGCTTAAAGCAGGAAAACCAGCTGTTGAAGAAAGACATCACTGCTGTTGAACTTCATATGATGAGTATGCCAGTACTGCACGTTTCAAACGCTAGTGACCTACATAAACAGCATCACAGACATGCTTCAGACACTGCAGAACAAAGCATAGACTGCATCTGTTAAAAACGAAACGCTGATAATAAACAGCATGATGCTTAAACACTGTTCGGTGCAAGAAAACATATCTTATCATCTTTTCATGAGCATTTATGCTTTTTGAAATTAATGCAAGTTGTCATGTTTGTTGCCCAGATGAAGATAAAAGCTGGAGGGATGAATTACTTGAACTCTCCCGATCAAAACAATCTCCAGCTGAATCTGAGCTGCTCTGTCTGCGGCAGGTACTGTCTTTCAGAACTCCCTCTCTTTACATCATCCAGTGCCAACCAGTGTTCATTTTTACAGATCTCTGTCCTTTCCATTTGCTCTTCCGGAGCAGTTTTTCCGGTTTTTCAGCATGTTTGTAAGACTTCCTGCATTCCTTTTCCATGACTTCCATGATAGGGTCATAATCTCTTCTAAAACAGCTCCACAGGCTATAACTCAGTGATACTTTAGTATTATTGAGATgccattgtagttttttatatttacagttttccatttaattttaattaaagatgacattttctaaatcattttgttatatatatatatatatatgtatgtgtgtgtagtttttatttcaatttagttattttagtacttcaagaaAATTAGAAATTACCTTGGCaatcagctgaaataaaataagtttacatttttaatacacacacacatatatatactgtttataaCTAACAGTTAACATGTATTTAAagtaacaaacatttattttatagttttagcgATGATAACCCTGCTTTAATctctttgcttttttaaaatattaataattttcttattttaagcacTTATGATGAGCTATTTCATATTTCTCTATTATCCTGTTTCACATTACTGTACTTTAGGCATCAGATATGTTCTGATTCGTTAGGATTTGCTTCACATCAAGTCAGCACATAATAAATGATTTGATAGGGTTATGATATATGCATATGTAAGCGCTTAGAAAAgcgtgcctagaaaagcgctatataaatgtaacgaattattattattattatatgtttgtgACAGGTGTGTGAAAACCAAAAAAATGACCTCCAGCTGCTAAAGCTGAACTTGGAGAGCACCAGAGAGTCACTCCGACATCATGAGGGTCAAAGGTCACGGGAGAGGTGGGCTTCTACAATGTGTAGtgtttcataaaatgtaattgctTATTTCAGCCACTgggtgttattttattattattctattttactattatagtttttattaatatattgaattatcatttattttaatagttagatttttagtaatattgttatatatagaAATTGTGTTATAGTACTTCTGACatcatctttttaaaaatattactattttagtttaacattttttatttcggTTTTAGTTTGTTCATTTCCAGttagtattttgaattagttatttatattttcacttttcattttcatttggtttatttttagtaatttatttagtgtttttagtaatattgtaaaaaaatgtgttatagtagttttgtctttgttttaaatattactgtttggatttaatatattgttatttcagctttagttttagtttttattcatttccagttagaaatttttattttaagtgagcttttttttttaatatgtttaattatttttatatttttatatcagtttgatttatttttgtttcagttttagtattcAGTATTTAGTATTCAGTTGTTTAGTATTCTTTGCCAGTAAAACAGTACTTTTAGTACTTCAACCTAAACCTattccagtttttttatttatttaagttttagtttttaataaccCTGGTCCAGGCATCTTGAGTTATGAGTGTTTTTGTGTTCGTAGGGCTGATTCTGTTTTAGGAGACACTCATGTGCTAGAATACAGTGATCATCAAGAAGGGACAGAACTAGAAACAGGGCTAATGTCCATCCTGTGCCACAGCACAAGCAGAAATGCCCCATCGGGTTTAACACAGCATCTTTGTGTTGAAATGGAAACGCAGACTGACTCTGAGCATGACTTTAGCACAGCTTTGAGTGCAACAAACCATGAAGTCACAGAACAGTCAGCCGTAGAGGAAAATTGCTCAGGCGCCAACATTACGAACAGCTGTGCAACTAGCCAGTGTGACATCAATGAGCAAGAATCACCCAAGATGGTAATAAAGGAAAGAGCGAACAATTGTGTTGCGGCGTCATCCCAGTCTCTCTGCTGTGATAACGCTGACAGCCCATCAGAAGATCCACAGAGTCGGGCAGTGTATTCTGACACTAGAGCTGATGTGGATTTAATGGCTGTCATTGACTATGATTCAGAGACAGGAACTCCTTTCTGTGTAGTCGATGTGGATATCAGTCCAAGATTCTCTTGGTAGGATTCTCTAGCTTTATTATAACATCTTTTCGAGTTAGGTTGTGATCATAGGTTTGTACATAGGTTTCTTTTTTTGGATGGTTTATTTAAGGAGAGCTCAGTTTTACTATGTTCTAccataaaaaattaattgtacTTAATATTGCATATTTGTATGTAGGtatatgttaaagggggggtgaaatgctatttcatgcatactgagttttttacactgttaaagagttggattcccatgctaaacatggacaaagtttcaaaaattaagttgtacgtttgaaggagtattctttagctccgcccacacatcacgcctccagtcggtcatgtttttccgggaaaaatcggtacagactatctttctcttatgaatataataaaactaaagactttttggagttatgaaggacgcagtactactctataggtactcaagattaacaggatattgagtgaaaacgagcatttcaccccccccctttaagattgaGCATGCAAAAAACACTGGTAATTTTGTTGGCCTAATGATAACCGTGACTTTCTCTTCTAGTGTTGCAGATCTGAGCCTTCTTAATCTGGATTGCCCCTCCCCCTCACACAGAAGTAGGCGGAGCTCTGTCTGTTTACCTGATTCTATGCTAAGCATTGAACTCTGTGCCAATGATGTAGCTTGCCAAGGCAATGAGGTAGCTCAACACTTCATGTATTTGTATCAGGGATGTGATTCTTTCTATTAACATAGTTTTCTGTATTTCCTATCTGAAAAGTATGACCCTTGTGAATTGAGTAAATTGCAGCATTTTCAAATacaaattgtacaaaaataaaattaattgcattaatcTTTTTCTGTAAACTAATGATGAGGATGACAATTATATTAAATACTCATTTGTACAGTACAATCGTATTATTGCATTCGTAATATTCATttcaatagtaatatttcttttttttataatttgttttttctaAATTCAGTAATAACAAAATAGCAAGTAGTTATTtgattaacaatattaatatttctcttaacattttttaatctttcaaAATAGCTTTtacttataaaaaataacatttttatattttttttaactctaatgtggtttaaaaaaaatttgcttatttttataaattctaATATGTTGTagtttgatgtgtttttttgttatgtaaagtgctttgataagtaacatttaaatgtgctttagaaaaataaatattattattattattattattaaatacctttttttaccctattattaatatttagatatttatttagttagtataatataaacaataaacaaaattaaattgtttttagtttttattgttttttatagttatattgaAAGTGGTGGAGAACATTAATTTTTGTCCAAAGGTGATCACATGcctgttttatgaatatttaaatgaaGGTGTTATCGAGGGTTCAATTGGGATCTGTCATGTGGGGTTCACCATTTTTCAGGGCCCTTGCCCAATTTAACCCCTGTGTGTTATCAACCTCTAACCTTATTGCCTGTATATTTGCATCTCACGCAGGAGAGCTACAGCTCATCCACAACACGGTTACAGCGTCTGCCGGCTGAGTCTCAGGAAATGGTTTCAAGTTTGGAAAGTTCTATCAAGAAAAATGTCAACCCGACAGAACCTCAGAGTCCAATGAACTGTGATGCTGGTTGTCACCGCCAAAGTAACTATGAAAACAGCAGCCACTCCCAAACCTCCACCCATAACCAAACACGCGGGGTACTTATTACATCACAAAACTCATTTGCATAATAGTTTAATGCATAGCATAAATTATGCTTCAAGGTGAAAGTGTAAATAAATggcattttcttcttcttgtccTAAAGCAAAGTGACTCCCAGATTGAAAGCAGCCCACGTTTGCATCAAGGAATCAAGTCATGAGGTCCATAAAGCCATGAGAAGCAGTGAATCCCCATTAACTATCATCTTCTCTCACTGCTTCTAAAAAATACATCAGTTTTTTGCAACCAAAGAGGAGTTTTCTGAAGATaacaagtattattttttttaacaaatgctgtaattctatttttttttttatcaaaacttatttttatgaAACGTGTACAAAAATGAGCATTATTAGTTAATCCTACAGAAGCACTTCAGCACTTCCTCTGAACGATGTAGAGACAGGTGTTATTAATAAACATCTTTCTTTAAGTAATAAACCTGTCCTACAAGATGACACAATGGttctggttgttttttttttttttcattttctttttttcattccaGTTTCACTGTCATCTAACCTGTTTGGTGAACTGTGATGTGGCTCTTTTCTGGATCATCGTGTTTTACATCCGAAATGCAGTCTCGTTCCCACAGAAAAGACAAGGAGCCATCAGCCTTATCAAAAGCCACTGAACTGCAGTATATTTGCCTGATCTCAGGACATCTAAAAGAACAATAAAGCTCTTTACATGCTGCCATTATCGGTTTCTTTTAATTGGTTGTTTTGATTGACTCCCTCATTTTAgtgttaatttgtattttttaatgcaaaaataataaatacaaattagtagtagttttttttttttttttgcaaaaaatatatattttgactaaatataaaaaaaaagttgcaaattaCCACAGTCTTTGAAGTTATTTAAGTTttgcattacaaaatatatactgaTTTGCATTAGAAAATCCAGCTTTTGCGTGTTTTTTAGCAGTTCCAAACTTCTCATCTATAGTCAGGggtggatctagaaaaatattgatggggtggcgagaagggggcaggaatttttggggggtggcaacatatggcagacgtatatatactgaatttagtcacagttatcacagtttgatgataaatagtatatgtgcacactacaaaagggcacaggctgcaatttaaaaacttaatctcatgcaatcaatgtcttgcatttgaaacagttcatataaggaataagtgaccataccccataagaactaccacactcactaatgcatacagtttgCATCGACAtttaattaagagcattataaaaggttcagtgttatcaacatgtcaatttattataagaaacacaagattttaatagCCAATGAGATTTACAGATGGGGAGACTcgactgattttctactgttaaGTGTtcatcaccatctaactcaaccagtcaagagctagatTTAGCCTTAGatattatatgaatatggtccctgaagcataggttttatttgctgacaataataataaataaataagcataataggcacaaatacaaatgtacttttagaaattgtttttgaaaaatatggtgttattgttttggcaagcttaaattaaaacttctatgaaaacttgtgtgatattcctttaaaataatgttttagtatatcattttttaagtatattttactaagcaatttcttacataatttctttgagttagaccaaacttttattttggtgggttgtagacaGTAATTTTAGACAGTGTTTATtagtaaactattattattagctattaggcctacttgaagtatagcatactcttatgtgcaatagtactatatttctgtttgaatttcttcaagttataccgaaattctattttgacaggttgtggtaaagacattgccgtttctgtcagtctgtgtatatgatacgaatgaatgacgatagttttatcaaatgaaatggtgaaatcctctcatagtgCTCTGAAGTGCACATGTGTTGCCCACATCATGTGTCAATATATGATACCGCAAACAAGAGgttgcgagcggtcgcgagcgcggatgggataatggaggaagtttttttgtttgtttgagcaaCTGGGGTGGtgcctctgggagttggtgccctactctgcgtgtagggagcgacggtactgaacagctttaatattgcagacactagtccatatcgagatttgattaaatgctctacttttgatttattcattaaaaaaaatggccgaattccgtgacgttctgctctatacagcaagttccatttcCGCGATTGAATCCCTGTCGCTTTTCAAACACAaatggggtgaatttatgaatgaaagtgtgaaagttctgacacaaaacgaagttgttacctatcctcacgctttttaaaagtgggtaactatgtttgacaggtgcaatatatgaaaatcgaaaattattaatttattttttaaattacatttatatctgaatatatgtcagagttcggagcgggttcgtgaatcatttgagtcaggtcgggagttcggagcgggatcgcgaatcatttgagtcagttcgggagttcaaagcgggttcgcgaatcatttgagtcagtttggggatagcaaatcattttaatcaattcggaggcttcggagcgggttcgcgaatcatttgagtcagtttggggatcgcgaatcattggaatcagttcgggagttcgtagcgggatagcgaatcatttgagtcagttatggggatcgcgaatcatttgagtcagtttgggagttcggagcgggatcgcgaatcatttgagtcagttcgggagttcggagcgggttcgcgaatcatatgagtcacTTTGGggattcgcaaatcatttgaatcagtttaggagttcggagcggcttcgcggatcatttgaattaattcgagagttcggagcgggttcgcgaatcatatgtGTCATTTTGGggattcgcaaatcatttgaatcagtttaggagttcagagc
Above is a window of Carassius auratus strain Wakin chromosome 35, ASM336829v1, whole genome shotgun sequence DNA encoding:
- the LOC113054709 gene encoding coiled-coil domain-containing protein 62-like isoform X3 yields the protein MEERWNSKTPGGFSISKGSQVEPWHSTPVKKNVFAAKETPDVSSTKLGDENRSRPAALSLHDLSKPMSSFSLMQDYQSPVNGLEVSTIQRQRLELQLLIAELKDREQELNTTAAAHHKQLLSWEQDRQRVLILEQRCARLEDELEKRNEVIRALSKQTKVSETREKDVSRELNSSQQQLHELSRRQMNISRHEHDLEERNQSLDSTVMRLSSQLGQLQVREVEVSSMLKLKDRDVIEATNHILELSGHLCELQKSLEELRTRESKMLREMEEHKHCFRESRHENTQLKAELQEKTIENNNQREELIRLKQENQLLKKDITAVELHMMNEDKSWRDELLELSRSKQSPAESELLCLRQVCENQKNDLQLLKLNLESTRESLRHHEGQRSRERADSVLGDTHVLEYSDHQEGTELETGLMSILCHSTSRNAPSGLTQHLCVEMETQTDSEHDFSTALSATNHEVTEQSAVEENCSGANITNSCATSQCDINEQESPKMVIKERANNCVAASSQSLCCDNADSPSEDPQSRAVYSDTRADVDLMAVIDYDSETGTPFCVVDVDISPRFSCVADLSLLNLDCPSPSHRRELQLIHNTVTASAG
- the LOC113054709 gene encoding coiled-coil domain-containing protein 62-like isoform X1, with the protein product MEERWNSKTPGGFSISKGSQVEPWHSTPVKKNVFAAKETPDVSSTKLGDENRSRPAALSLHDLSKPMSSFSLMQDYQSPVNGLEVSTIQRQRLELQLLIAELKDREQELNTTAAAHHKQLLSWEQDRQRVLILEQRCARLEDELEKRNEVIRALSKQTKVSETREKDVSRELNSSQQQLHELSRRQMNISRHEHDLEERNQSLDSTVMRLSSQLGQLQVREVEVSSMLKLKDRDVIEATNHILELSGHLCELQKSLEELRTRESKMLREMEEHKHCFRESRHENTQLKAELQEKTIENNNQREELIRLKQENQLLKKDITAVELHMMNEDKSWRDELLELSRSKQSPAESELLCLRQVCENQKNDLQLLKLNLESTRESLRHHEGQRSRERADSVLGDTHVLEYSDHQEGTELETGLMSILCHSTSRNAPSGLTQHLCVEMETQTDSEHDFSTALSATNHEVTEQSAVEENCSGANITNSCATSQCDINEQESPKMVIKERANNCVAASSQSLCCDNADSPSEDPQSRAVYSDTRADVDLMAVIDYDSETGTPFCVVDVDISPRFSCVADLSLLNLDCPSPSHRSRRSSVCLPDSMLSIELCANDVACQGNEESYSSSTTRLQRLPAESQEMVSSLESSIKKNVNPTEPQSPMNCDAGCHRQSNYENSSHSQTSTHNQTRGQSDSQIESSPRLHQGIKS
- the LOC113054709 gene encoding coiled-coil domain-containing protein 62-like isoform X4, producing MEERWNSKTPGGFSISKGSQVEPWHSTPVKKNVFAAKETPDVSSTKLGDENRSRPAALSLHDLSKPMSSFSLMQDYQSPVNGLEVSTIQRQRLELQLLIAELKDREQELNTTAAAHHKQLLSWEQDRQRVLILEQRCARLEDELEKRNEVIRALSKQTKVSETREKDVSRELNSSQQQLHELSRRQMNISRHEHDLEERNQSLDSTVMRLSSQLGQLQVREVEVSSMLKLKDRDVIEATNHILELSGHLCELQKSLEELRTRESKMLREMEEHKHCFRESRHENTQLKAELQEKTIENNNQREELIRLKQENQLLKKDITAVELHMMNEDKSWRDELLELSRSKQSPAESELLCLRQVCENQKNDLQLLKLNLESTRESLRHHEGQRSRESVADLSLLNLDCPSPSHRSRRSSVCLPDSMLSIELCANDVACQGNEESYSSSTTRLQRLPAESQEMVSSLESSIKKNVNPTEPQSPMNCDAGCHRQSNYENSSHSQTSTHNQTRGQSDSQIESSPRLHQGIKS